One Carassius auratus strain Wakin chromosome 16, ASM336829v1, whole genome shotgun sequence genomic window carries:
- the brd9 gene encoding bromodomain-containing protein 9 isoform X2 codes for MGKKHKKHRAEWRKVEGDYEDKALDKPLKLVLKVGGSEVTELSGSGHDSSYYDDRSDHEWERHKEKKKKKKKKSEKEKYVDDEERRRRKEEKKKKREREQSESAGSAPVEPFTLPKPVEVLPEEKKRKRDKFESESEADEFVPVVKVEVEQPADRPVRACRTQQENECTPRQQLLEHFLRLLQRKDPHGFFAFPVTDAIAPGYSMIIKHPMDFSTMKDKIDANEYKTITEFKADFKLMCDNAMVYNRPETVYYKAAKKLLHTGFKMMSKQAAILGDDHITPEEPVTEILPIHTEYPKKSKKQPVKEPIISDLYELEGNACSSTDSTAEEHVLALVEHAADEARDRLNRFMPNSKIGYLKKDSEGSLFYTVVNQDPEAEEEETHPIDLSTLANKLIPGLTSLGFKDDRRHKVTFLSSAYNTQTLQNNSVYPDLLPEEMDMLCSAYGDETGVQCALSLQEFVKGCGSFTRRLVDGLLDKMTAGDHSKAIIQIRQKRNLPIDDTKSSLCDMPGADGSGLESGSVLDFMSMKSYPDNPLDMLNTLGKCVKKEPEHEDGHQHFEEAAKLLQEFQDAALDRIGSRPSSNLSSLSNTSDRDQHHLGSSPHLGDQTEMVQDPYEFLQSPESGSTANS; via the exons ATGGGGAAGAAGCACAAGAAACACCGAGCAGAGTGGAGGAAGGTTGAAGGAG actATGAGGACAAAGCCCTTGATAAGCCCCTGAAGCTGGTGCTCAAGGTGGGCGGCAGTGAAGTGACCGAGCTCTCCGGATCCGGACACGACTCCAGTTACTATGACGACCGCTCTGACCACGAGTGGGAGAGGcacaaagagaagaaaaagaagaagaagaagaaatctgagAAAGAGAAATACGTAGAtgatgaggagaggaggaggaggaag gaggagaaaaagaaaaaacgtgagagagagcagtcagaaagtgCTGGCAGTGCACCGGTGGAGCCCTTCACCCTGCCGAAGCCCGTGGAG GTGCTTCCAGAGGAGAAGAAGCGGAAGCGGGACAAGTTTGAGTCGGAATCAGAAGCAGATGAGTTTGTCCCTGTAGTGAAAGTAGAAGTGGAGCAGCCGGCAGATCGACCCGTACGAGCCTGTCGAACTCAACAAG AAAACGAATGCACCCCTCGCCAGCAGCTCTTGGAGCATTTCTTGCGTCTGCTTCAGAG GAAAGATCCACACGGATTCTTCGCCTTCCCGGTGACAGACGCCATTGCTCCAGGATACTCCATGATAATCAAACATCCCATGGACTTCAGCACAATGAAGGACAAAATCGATGCAAACGAATACAAAACTATCACAGAATTCAAG GCAGACTTCAAGCTGATGTGTGACAACGCCATGGTTTATAACCGGCCCGAGACGGTTTACTACAAAGCCGCTAAGAAACTCCTCCACACCGGATTCAAAATGATGAGCAAA CAGGCTGCCATTCTGGGAGATGACCACATCACGCCCGAGGAACCGGTGACGGAGATCCTGCCCATCCATACGGAGTACCCCAAAAAGTCCAAGAAGCAGCCTGTGAAGGAGCCTATCATCAG TGATCTGTATGAGCTGGAGGGCAACGCCTGCAGTTCGACGGACAGCACGGCGGAGGAGCATGTGTTGGCGCTGGTGGAGCACGCGGCGGATGAAGCACGGGACCGACTCAACCGCTTCATGCCAAACTCTAAG aTTGGGTATCTTAAAAAGGACTCTGAAGGTTCCCTCTTCTACACTGTTGTTAATCAAGATCCTGAAGCAGAAG AAGAAGAGACTCATCCTATAGATTTGAGCACTTTGGCAAATAAGCTCATACCTGGATTGACGTCGCTGGGTTTTAAAGACGACAGGAGGCACAAAG TGACGTTCTTGAGCAGCGCGTACAACACTCAGACCCTTCAGAACAACTCGGTCTATCCCGACCTGCTTCCAGAGGAGATGGACATGCTGTGCTCGGCTTACGGAGACGAGACCGGGGTCCAGTGTGCTCTCAG TCTGCAGGAGTTTGTCAAAGGTTGTGGGAGTTTTACCAGAAGGCTTGTGGATGGTTTGCTGGATAAAATGACGGCCGGTGATCATTCGAAAGCCATCATCCAAATCCGACAG aaaaGAAACTTGCCGATTGATGACACTAAATCTAGTTTATGTGACATGCCG GGAGCAGATGGAAGTGGCTTGGAATCTGGTTCAGTGCTGGATTTCATGTCCATGAAGAGCTACCCAGACAATCCTCTAGATATGCTCAACACATTAG GTAAATGTGTGAAGAAGGAGCCGGAGCATGAAGACGGTCACCAGCACTTTGAGGAAGCAGCTAAACTCCTGCAGGAGTTCCAGGACGCAGCGCTGGACCGAATCGGATCCCGACCCTCCTCCAATCTCTCGTCCCTCTCAAACACTTCAGACCGGGATCAGCACCATTTAG GAAGTTCACCTCATCTCGGAGATCAGACCGAGATGGTTCAGGACCCGTATGAGTTTCTTCAGTCTCCAGAGTCTGGATCCACCGCTAACAGCTGA
- the brd9 gene encoding bromodomain-containing protein 9 isoform X3 produces the protein MGKKHKKHRAEWRKVEGDYEDKALDKPLKLVLKVGGSEVTELSGSGHDSSYYDDRSDHEWERHKEKKKKKKKKSEKEKYVDDEERRRRKEEKKKKREREQSESAGSAPVEPFTLPKPVEVLPEEKKRKRDKFESESEADEFVPVVKVEVEQPADRPVRACRTQQENECTPRQQLLEHFLRLLQRKDPHGFFAFPVTDAIAPGYSMIIKHPMDFSTMKDKIDANEYKTITEFKADFKLMCDNAMVYNRPETVYYKAAKKLLHTGFKMMSKAAILGDDHITPEEPVTEILPIHTEYPKKSKKQPVKEPIISDLYELEGNACSSTDSTAEEHVLALVEHAADEARDRLNRFMPNSKIGYLKKDSEGSLFYTVVNQDPEAEEEETHPIDLSTLANKLIPGLTSLGFKDDRRHKVTFLSSAYNTQTLQNNSVYPDLLPEEMDMLCSAYGDETGVQCALSLQEFVKGCGSFTRRLVDGLLDKMTAGDHSKAIIQIRQKRNLPIDDTKSSLCDMPGADGSGLESGSVLDFMSMKSYPDNPLDMLNTLGKCVKKEPEHEDGHQHFEEAAKLLQEFQDAALDRIGSRPSSNLSSLSNTSDRDQHHLGSSPHLGDQTEMVQDPYEFLQSPESGSTANS, from the exons ATGGGGAAGAAGCACAAGAAACACCGAGCAGAGTGGAGGAAGGTTGAAGGAG actATGAGGACAAAGCCCTTGATAAGCCCCTGAAGCTGGTGCTCAAGGTGGGCGGCAGTGAAGTGACCGAGCTCTCCGGATCCGGACACGACTCCAGTTACTATGACGACCGCTCTGACCACGAGTGGGAGAGGcacaaagagaagaaaaagaagaagaagaagaaatctgagAAAGAGAAATACGTAGAtgatgaggagaggaggaggaggaag gaggagaaaaagaaaaaacgtgagagagagcagtcagaaagtgCTGGCAGTGCACCGGTGGAGCCCTTCACCCTGCCGAAGCCCGTGGAG GTGCTTCCAGAGGAGAAGAAGCGGAAGCGGGACAAGTTTGAGTCGGAATCAGAAGCAGATGAGTTTGTCCCTGTAGTGAAAGTAGAAGTGGAGCAGCCGGCAGATCGACCCGTACGAGCCTGTCGAACTCAACAAG AAAACGAATGCACCCCTCGCCAGCAGCTCTTGGAGCATTTCTTGCGTCTGCTTCAGAG GAAAGATCCACACGGATTCTTCGCCTTCCCGGTGACAGACGCCATTGCTCCAGGATACTCCATGATAATCAAACATCCCATGGACTTCAGCACAATGAAGGACAAAATCGATGCAAACGAATACAAAACTATCACAGAATTCAAG GCAGACTTCAAGCTGATGTGTGACAACGCCATGGTTTATAACCGGCCCGAGACGGTTTACTACAAAGCCGCTAAGAAACTCCTCCACACCGGATTCAAAATGATGAGCAAA GCTGCCATTCTGGGAGATGACCACATCACGCCCGAGGAACCGGTGACGGAGATCCTGCCCATCCATACGGAGTACCCCAAAAAGTCCAAGAAGCAGCCTGTGAAGGAGCCTATCATCAG TGATCTGTATGAGCTGGAGGGCAACGCCTGCAGTTCGACGGACAGCACGGCGGAGGAGCATGTGTTGGCGCTGGTGGAGCACGCGGCGGATGAAGCACGGGACCGACTCAACCGCTTCATGCCAAACTCTAAG aTTGGGTATCTTAAAAAGGACTCTGAAGGTTCCCTCTTCTACACTGTTGTTAATCAAGATCCTGAAGCAGAAG AAGAAGAGACTCATCCTATAGATTTGAGCACTTTGGCAAATAAGCTCATACCTGGATTGACGTCGCTGGGTTTTAAAGACGACAGGAGGCACAAAG TGACGTTCTTGAGCAGCGCGTACAACACTCAGACCCTTCAGAACAACTCGGTCTATCCCGACCTGCTTCCAGAGGAGATGGACATGCTGTGCTCGGCTTACGGAGACGAGACCGGGGTCCAGTGTGCTCTCAG TCTGCAGGAGTTTGTCAAAGGTTGTGGGAGTTTTACCAGAAGGCTTGTGGATGGTTTGCTGGATAAAATGACGGCCGGTGATCATTCGAAAGCCATCATCCAAATCCGACAG aaaaGAAACTTGCCGATTGATGACACTAAATCTAGTTTATGTGACATGCCG GGAGCAGATGGAAGTGGCTTGGAATCTGGTTCAGTGCTGGATTTCATGTCCATGAAGAGCTACCCAGACAATCCTCTAGATATGCTCAACACATTAG GTAAATGTGTGAAGAAGGAGCCGGAGCATGAAGACGGTCACCAGCACTTTGAGGAAGCAGCTAAACTCCTGCAGGAGTTCCAGGACGCAGCGCTGGACCGAATCGGATCCCGACCCTCCTCCAATCTCTCGTCCCTCTCAAACACTTCAGACCGGGATCAGCACCATTTAG GAAGTTCACCTCATCTCGGAGATCAGACCGAGATGGTTCAGGACCCGTATGAGTTTCTTCAGTCTCCAGAGTCTGGATCCACCGCTAACAGCTGA
- the trip13 gene encoding pachytene checkpoint protein 2 homolog, with the protein MDISDHHMSDVAIIRPEVHIEVNVKSQSTVKRSEVRTHVLSLLDRHSTVLASYRWTEFDDEFLTRNVESVAVADLTGPKLVDLKAHNLCIHIFSLNDDSPSTLALEEEEELSAANHWLLPAAEFHGIWESLIYEEGIKTQLLDYVSTMIFFSDRNVDSNLIAWNRVVLLHGPPGTGKTSLCKGLAQKLSIRLSDRYAHSQFVEINSHSLFSKWFSESGKLVTKMFQKIQELIDDKDALVFVLIDEVESLTAARSAAQAGTEPSDAIRVVNSVLTQLDQIKRHPNVVILTTSNVTEKIDLAFVDRADIKQYIGPPSASAIFHIYLSCLEELMKRHIIYPRQQLLSLEELGTMNFMESDVTRLSLTLRNLAQRSVGLSGRALRKTPFLAHALYGKSSAMTVEVFLKAMERAVDKQRQEQASLVNCV; encoded by the exons ATGGACATTTCTGACCATCACATGTCCGATGTCGCCATCATCCGCCCTGAAGTGCACATAGAAGTAAACGTCAAATCTCAGAG CACAGTGAAGAGGTCAGAGGTGAGGACGCATGTGTTGTCTCTGCTGGATCGACACAGCACTGTTTTAGCCTCCTACAGATGGACAGAGTTTGATGATGAATTTCTAACCAGAAATGTGGAGTCGGTCGCTGTGGCGGATTTAACCGGTCCAAAA CTTGTGGATCTGAAGGCTCACAACCTTTGTATCCATATCTTCTCTCTGAATGATGACAGTCCCAGCACGCTTGCTctagaagaggaggaggagctcTCTGCTGCCAATCATTGGCTCCTCCCAGCAG CTGAGTTTCATGGCATTTGGGAAAGCTTGATTTATGAGGAAGGCATCAAAACACAA CTCTTGGATTATGTTTCCACGATGATTTTCTTCTCTGACAGAAATGTGGACAGCAATTTGATCGCCTGGAATCGTGTGGTGTTACTTCACG GGCCGCCTGGCACAGGGAAGACGTCTCTGTGTAAAGGACTCGCCCAGAAGCTCTCCATCAGACTGTCTGACAG GTATGCACACAGCCAGTTCGTGGAGATTAACAGCCACAGTCTCTTCTCCAAGTGGTTCTCCGAG AGCGGGAAACTGGTCACAAAGATGTTTCAGAAGATCCAGGAGCTCATCGATGATAAAGACGCCCTGGTGTTTGTCCTGATCGATGAG GTGGAGAGTCTCACAGCTGCACGCAGCGCCGCTCAAGCAGGAACAGAGCCGTCTGACGCTATCAGGGTGGTCAATTCAGTGCTGACCCAGCTCGACCAGATCAAACG GCACCCGAATGTCGTGATCCTCACCACATCCAACGTCACGGAGAAGATCGATCTGGCCTTCGTGGACCGCGCTGATATAAAGCAGTACATCGGGCCCCCGAGCGCCAGCGCCATATTCCACATCTATCTGTCCTGTCTGGAGGAGCTGATGAAG CGTCACATCATCTACCCCAGACAGCAGCTGCTGAGTTTGGAGGAACTGGGCACCATGAACTTCATGGAGAGCGACGTGACCCGTCTGAGCTTAACCCTGAGGAACCTGGCCCA GAGGAGCGTGGGACTCAGCGGACGAGCCTTGAGGAAAACCCCTTTTCTGGCTCATGCGCTCTATGGGAAG TCCTCCGCGATGACAGTCGAGGTTTTTTTGAAAGCGATGGAGCGTGCCGTGGACAAACAGAGACAGGAACAGGCGAGTTTGGTCAACTGTGTCTGA
- the brd9 gene encoding bromodomain-containing protein 9 isoform X1, with amino-acid sequence MGKKHKKHRAEWRKVEGDYEDKALDKPLKLVLKVGGSEVTELSGSGHDSSYYDDRSDHEWERHKEKKKKKKKKSEKEKYVDDEERRRRKEEKKKKREREQSESAGSAPVEPFTLPKPVEVLPEEKKRKRDKFESESEADEFVPVVKVEVEQPADRPVRACRTQQENECTPRQQLLEHFLRLLQRKDPHGFFAFPVTDAIAPGYSMIIKHPMDFSTMKDKIDANEYKTITEFKADFKLMCDNAMVYNRPETVYYKAAKKLLHTGFKMMSKERLLALKRSMSFMQDMDFSQQAAILGDDHITPEEPVTEILPIHTEYPKKSKKQPVKEPIISDLYELEGNACSSTDSTAEEHVLALVEHAADEARDRLNRFMPNSKIGYLKKDSEGSLFYTVVNQDPEAEEEETHPIDLSTLANKLIPGLTSLGFKDDRRHKVTFLSSAYNTQTLQNNSVYPDLLPEEMDMLCSAYGDETGVQCALSLQEFVKGCGSFTRRLVDGLLDKMTAGDHSKAIIQIRQKRNLPIDDTKSSLCDMPGADGSGLESGSVLDFMSMKSYPDNPLDMLNTLGKCVKKEPEHEDGHQHFEEAAKLLQEFQDAALDRIGSRPSSNLSSLSNTSDRDQHHLGSSPHLGDQTEMVQDPYEFLQSPESGSTANS; translated from the exons ATGGGGAAGAAGCACAAGAAACACCGAGCAGAGTGGAGGAAGGTTGAAGGAG actATGAGGACAAAGCCCTTGATAAGCCCCTGAAGCTGGTGCTCAAGGTGGGCGGCAGTGAAGTGACCGAGCTCTCCGGATCCGGACACGACTCCAGTTACTATGACGACCGCTCTGACCACGAGTGGGAGAGGcacaaagagaagaaaaagaagaagaagaagaaatctgagAAAGAGAAATACGTAGAtgatgaggagaggaggaggaggaag gaggagaaaaagaaaaaacgtgagagagagcagtcagaaagtgCTGGCAGTGCACCGGTGGAGCCCTTCACCCTGCCGAAGCCCGTGGAG GTGCTTCCAGAGGAGAAGAAGCGGAAGCGGGACAAGTTTGAGTCGGAATCAGAAGCAGATGAGTTTGTCCCTGTAGTGAAAGTAGAAGTGGAGCAGCCGGCAGATCGACCCGTACGAGCCTGTCGAACTCAACAAG AAAACGAATGCACCCCTCGCCAGCAGCTCTTGGAGCATTTCTTGCGTCTGCTTCAGAG GAAAGATCCACACGGATTCTTCGCCTTCCCGGTGACAGACGCCATTGCTCCAGGATACTCCATGATAATCAAACATCCCATGGACTTCAGCACAATGAAGGACAAAATCGATGCAAACGAATACAAAACTATCACAGAATTCAAG GCAGACTTCAAGCTGATGTGTGACAACGCCATGGTTTATAACCGGCCCGAGACGGTTTACTACAAAGCCGCTAAGAAACTCCTCCACACCGGATTCAAAATGATGAGCAAA GAGCGGCTGTTAGCTTTGAAGCGCAGCATGTCGTTTATGCAGGACATGGATTTCTCTCAGCAGGCTGCCATTCTGGGAGATGACCACATCACGCCCGAGGAACCGGTGACGGAGATCCTGCCCATCCATACGGAGTACCCCAAAAAGTCCAAGAAGCAGCCTGTGAAGGAGCCTATCATCAG TGATCTGTATGAGCTGGAGGGCAACGCCTGCAGTTCGACGGACAGCACGGCGGAGGAGCATGTGTTGGCGCTGGTGGAGCACGCGGCGGATGAAGCACGGGACCGACTCAACCGCTTCATGCCAAACTCTAAG aTTGGGTATCTTAAAAAGGACTCTGAAGGTTCCCTCTTCTACACTGTTGTTAATCAAGATCCTGAAGCAGAAG AAGAAGAGACTCATCCTATAGATTTGAGCACTTTGGCAAATAAGCTCATACCTGGATTGACGTCGCTGGGTTTTAAAGACGACAGGAGGCACAAAG TGACGTTCTTGAGCAGCGCGTACAACACTCAGACCCTTCAGAACAACTCGGTCTATCCCGACCTGCTTCCAGAGGAGATGGACATGCTGTGCTCGGCTTACGGAGACGAGACCGGGGTCCAGTGTGCTCTCAG TCTGCAGGAGTTTGTCAAAGGTTGTGGGAGTTTTACCAGAAGGCTTGTGGATGGTTTGCTGGATAAAATGACGGCCGGTGATCATTCGAAAGCCATCATCCAAATCCGACAG aaaaGAAACTTGCCGATTGATGACACTAAATCTAGTTTATGTGACATGCCG GGAGCAGATGGAAGTGGCTTGGAATCTGGTTCAGTGCTGGATTTCATGTCCATGAAGAGCTACCCAGACAATCCTCTAGATATGCTCAACACATTAG GTAAATGTGTGAAGAAGGAGCCGGAGCATGAAGACGGTCACCAGCACTTTGAGGAAGCAGCTAAACTCCTGCAGGAGTTCCAGGACGCAGCGCTGGACCGAATCGGATCCCGACCCTCCTCCAATCTCTCGTCCCTCTCAAACACTTCAGACCGGGATCAGCACCATTTAG GAAGTTCACCTCATCTCGGAGATCAGACCGAGATGGTTCAGGACCCGTATGAGTTTCTTCAGTCTCCAGAGTCTGGATCCACCGCTAACAGCTGA